The genomic region CACGCGTTGCAAATGACATGAATCGGCCTCCTCTAATTAACTTCCAGCGCCTTCAAATCATGGCTCTTGCGTTCGAGTTCGGCATAGGCATCATGCGCCTTCTGCGCCACCACCATGATCGATGTCCAGTTGATGGGAAGTTCTTCCGAGAGGTCGTGCAGATCCATTTTGGCTTGGAGCGCTTTGGCCGAAAGTTTCTTTAGCTCCGCCTTCAGTAGTTCACGATCGCTCATGAATGCCCTCAATAGTTTGCCACGTCCGGAAATTTCCGAATCAAGTCAATTCCGGCCCCGACATATTTGTCACCCTCCTGCGCGAGCTTTGCGAGGTTATCGAAGCCGAAGCGATGCATATCGCGCAGCTGCCTGTTCACGGCGATCAGCCGCCCCCCGATCAGCACCATGCGGCCAAAACCTTCATGGTGCATCTTCAGCATCGGCTGGATCATCACGCCGGTAGCTCTCTCGATCGAGAGTGCGACTGCATTGAAGAACAGCTCCAGCCGCCACAGCGTGTCGGGATCAGGATCGCCGACAATCGGCAGTGCCCGTCGCTTCTCCTTGTCCAAGATATAGGGTTCAAGCAGCTCGAAATCGCTCTTGGCCTCCCAGGCTCCGTTGGTATCCTGAGCACGCCATATCTTGACCAGTTCCTTGAGGAACGGGGAATCGAGGGCGTCGCCCTGCTGCGCCATTTCTGTGGCCTCGGTCATCTCACCTCATTCGTCGAACTCGAATGTGCGCCGTTGGTCCTTCGCCAAGGCCTTGCGTAGCCACGGCGGCGGCGTGCCCTTCAATACGCGCTCGAGCTTTTCGAGCAGCGCCAGGATGTTCTCTGGCTTATTCACCTTGATAGGATGGATGTTGTTGGCCACCACCCGCGCAGCACCGGCACCGCCGATGGCGGCAACATACAGGATTGCACAATCCTTGATTGCCTCGATCTTCGGCGCCAGCTTATCGTCGTCACCGTCTTCCTTGAGATCTCCCTCGAACTCAACCGCTTTGAGAAACACGTGCCCGTTTGGCGCGACATCGTAGATAGCGATATTCTTTGCCCACCCAAAATGGGCATCGACGCGTCTTAGGTCTTGCGTGGCGAATGCGACCTTCATGCAGTCGACCTCTCAGCTGCGCTGCGGTGGCCCGACGTTAGCGGCAGTGCCGCCAAAGGCCTCCATCTATCGGGCGTCGGCTGATGATTCTCCTCGCGGTCCGCGATCACAAGATTGGCGATATCAAAGATCAGAGCGCGCGTACCACGATAACCGACGGATAGCTGGTGCCCTGCACCAAGCCGATCGAACATCGGAAAACCGGCTCGATAGAACGGGATTTTCAGCCGAGCCGCCGCTTGCCTGCCATGCGAATGCGTGATCAGCAGGTCGCAATGCTTTGTTCTGGCTAGCTCTTCCAGATCCTCAAGATCGCCGATCAGCACCTCCTTGGTCTTGATCCGCTCGATCACCGCCGACTGCGTGGTCGTCACCGCCGCGCTCACCTGCGCGCCCATCTCGTGCAGCATACTGGACAGGTCGAACAGCAGGTCTGGCTCGGCCGCGATTGCAAGTTTGCGACCACCAATATGGAAGTGCGCGTCCAGCATTGCGTCGGTGAGCTGGCCGCGCTGGCGCCGATATTTCGATGGCACGGGGCGGCCGCTGATCTCGCTCAGAAAAGTCACGAATTCGTCGTTCGGACCGAGACCGCATAACCGTTCGAACAGGCGAAATGGCACGCCGGTCCTGGCCTGCATGACCTCTGCTGCTCGCCGCATCTGCCCGCCTATCGCGATAGTCCACCCTGCGCGGCCCATGCTCGCGATTTCGTCCACGCCGATGCCGCCGATGGTCGTTGGGGTAAAGTCATCAGGGATATGCCCGTCGAGCGACCCCGCCAGATCAGGCAGGAAGGACGGCCGCAACCCAAAATCCTCCAGGATGGCACGAAGTTCATCAAGATCACCCGGCGTGAGGTGGCATCCTGGAAGAACATTCACCCTCGATGGATCGCGCAGGCCATTGACGTTTGGCCCTTCCACCAGCAACTCCACAATGCTCGCCACGGCCTTCTCCCAGCCGTCCTGGAACGCCCCCTTGAAATCAGGCGTCGAGACATAAACCAGCGGTAATTTCGCAAGCTGCGGATGCTTGTCCCGGATCAGCTTGAGGTAGGCATCGACATCGTCTCCATTGGTCTCGGTGACACCGGTCGAGCAGATTCCGATGATCTTTGGCTTGGTACGATTGTAGATATTGAGTATCGCCTGCTCGAGATTCTCATAGCCGCCGAGCACGGTCGCGACCTCGCTCATCGCAGTGGTCTGCAGCGGTACAGCCTCCTTGAAATGCCGCACAAAGAGGGTGAGCCCGAAGGAGGTGCAACCTTGTGAGCCGTGCAAAAGCGGCATCGCCCCGCTTAGCCCCATGAACGCAAATGCGCCGCCGATCGGCTGGCTCATCTTCAACGGGTTAACCGCGCATGCTTTTGTCGGCAACGTCGCGATGGCCATGACACCTTCCTATTCGGCGGCCTGCAGCCCGGCGCGCGGCGCGGACGCCAGGACGTCCTCGATGCGTCGCTTGCAGCAGCCACCGACGGCATTGGTGTGATTTCTGACTGCCTCGACGCTCCTCAGGCCATGCGCGTAGATCGCATCTTCGATCGTGCCGAGATCGACCGTGTTACAGGAGCAGATCTTTCTCGCTCGCCGCGCCGCTTCGGCGAGCGCCGGATCGCGCGCGATCGCCGCCACCGGCGATTGCATCTGCAACATCGCGTTGGCCAAAGCCTCCCATGGCGCCGGTCGACGTAGCTGGTCCCACATCGGGTTAGAGAGCGACTTAGCGATCTCCTCCACCAGCTTGACCATTCCGACATAACCCATATAGGCGTGGCAACGCTCCTGGTTGACATCGAGCCAAGGCATCGCCGCCTTCAATGCAACGAACTGCGATTTGCCGCCCGAGAGCATGATGTCCGCCTTGGCGTCCTTCAGCATTCTGTACATTTCGCGCGGCGTCATATCCTCGATCATGTGGGCATCTTGCCCCATGAGCAGCTTGATGCGTTCCTTGTCCTCCCTCGTCGACTTCTTCACACTGGTTCCGACCATTTCAAGGCCGGCTTCCTGTAGCGCCGCAACGACCGACCATGACTTGACGCCGCCGGTAATCAATAAAGCCTTCTTGCCTTTGAATCGTGGCTTGTACGGCTCGATCGCAGCCCACGCTCTCGCCTCCTCGCGTGCGATCACCGCTTCGGTGCGCCCGAGCAGCTCTTGCGGCGCGCCACGTTCAACCAATAAGCGGGCAATCTGGCGCAGCGAATAGCTCGAATCCTGAATACCGTAGAATGACCCTTCGAAGAACGGGATCCCGTAGCGTTCCTCCATCTTGCGTGCGACGTTGACCATGGCCTTCGAGCACACCAGCATCGCTGCCCGTGCGCGATGGGATGAAGCGACTTCGCGATATTTGCCATCGCCCGAGATGCAAGACAGAATCCGGATGCCAAGCTCTTCGAACAACGGCTTTACCTGCCAGAGCTCTCCCGAGAGATTAAATTCTCCGATCAGGTTTACATCGTACGGCGTGGCGTAGTCCGGCTCCTGCGTTCCGATTACATAGTCGAGCAAGGCCTCGCCGGCGAGCTTGTTACCGAGGTTCTTGGAACCAACGAACCCCGGGGAATTGATCGGAATCACCGGCTTGCCGAACCTTTGAGACGCCGCCTTGCAGACCGCGTTGATATCGTCGCCGATCATGGCCGGGATGCAGGTCTGATAGACGAAGATTGCGGGCGGGTCGCGCTTGTCGATGATCTCTTTGATCGCTTTGCAGAGCCGCTTCTCGCCCCCAAATACGATATCGGTTTCGCTCATATCGGTTGTGAATGCCGTGCGCCACAGACTAGAGCCGGAGGACGCCGCGCCGCGATTGTCCCAAGAATTGCCTTCGCATGCGATCGGACCATGCACGAGGTGAGCGACGTCGGTAAAGGGCTGCAGCGCAATCTTGGCGCCGTCGAAGGCACACCCGCCCGCAGCGCCGCCCGGCTGCAGTTGCTTGGTGCAACCCTTCTTGCGCTCAGCCTCCGACTTATTGCCATTCTTGGCGCAGCCCGGCTCGCTGAAGATATCCTGGACCGTGGCCGCTAGCGAACTCATCAGCTTTTTCCTCTCTGCGAAAGCAACTCTCTGCCGACCATCTTGCACGCGCGCCATCGGCGAGTGTTCCGGCGATGGCACGCGCACTCTCCGCCATCAACGAATGATGTCGAAGCTATAGTCAGTCTTGCCAAGAACATTGGTCTTCTTGTCGATTTCGTCGAAGATCTTGTCGAGGATCTTCACCAGTACATTCAGGCCGCCCTGATAGCCCCACACGGGGGAGCGGTGATGGTGATGCCGATCAAAAATTGGAAACCCGATGCGGATTAGTGGCGTTCCCGTGTCCCGTTCCAGGTACTTGCCGTGTGTATTGCCAATCAGAAAGTCAACCGGCTCCGTGAACAAGAGCGAGCGCATGTGCCAGAGGTCCCGCCCCGGATAGGCTTGGCAGGCCTGACCAAATGGCGAGCTTGCAAACAGCGCCTGCATTTTTTCCTGCCACGCCTTGTTGCCATTGGTGGACAGCACATGGGTCGGTTCGGCGCCGAGTTCGAGCAGAAAGGCAGCCAACCCATAGCAGAGATCAGGATCGCCATAGATCGCGAACTTCTTGCCATGGATATGCGCGCTGGAGTCCGCGATGGCATCAACCAAGCGGCCACGCTCTCGCGCGAGCTCCTCCGGAATCTCCTTGCCGCTGATGCGTGATAACGCCACGAGAAAATCATCTGTTGCGGACACACCGACCGGGTAATTGAAAGACACGACGTCCTGGCCATGCTCGGACACGAACGGCAGCGTTTTTTCCGTACACCATTGCTGCATGGAGATTGTCGCCTTGGCGTGAATCGCGTTCGCCGCGTCTTCCAGCGTGGTGCCGCCGTCATACATCCGGAACTCGCCGTCGGTCGGGGTATCGAAGACTTCAGAGTT from Bradyrhizobium elkanii USDA 76 harbors:
- the nifE gene encoding nitrogenase iron-molybdenum cofactor biosynthesis protein NifE, with protein sequence MSSLAATVQDIFSEPGCAKNGNKSEAERKKGCTKQLQPGGAAGGCAFDGAKIALQPFTDVAHLVHGPIACEGNSWDNRGAASSGSSLWRTAFTTDMSETDIVFGGEKRLCKAIKEIIDKRDPPAIFVYQTCIPAMIGDDINAVCKAASQRFGKPVIPINSPGFVGSKNLGNKLAGEALLDYVIGTQEPDYATPYDVNLIGEFNLSGELWQVKPLFEELGIRILSCISGDGKYREVASSHRARAAMLVCSKAMVNVARKMEERYGIPFFEGSFYGIQDSSYSLRQIARLLVERGAPQELLGRTEAVIAREEARAWAAIEPYKPRFKGKKALLITGGVKSWSVVAALQEAGLEMVGTSVKKSTREDKERIKLLMGQDAHMIEDMTPREMYRMLKDAKADIMLSGGKSQFVALKAAMPWLDVNQERCHAYMGYVGMVKLVEEIAKSLSNPMWDQLRRPAPWEALANAMLQMQSPVAAIARDPALAEAARRARKICSCNTVDLGTIEDAIYAHGLRSVEAVRNHTNAVGGCCKRRIEDVLASAPRAGLQAAE
- a CDS encoding NifX-associated nitrogen fixation protein, with the translated sequence MTEATEMAQQGDALDSPFLKELVKIWRAQDTNGAWEAKSDFELLEPYILDKEKRRALPIVGDPDPDTLWRLELFFNAVALSIERATGVMIQPMLKMHHEGFGRMVLIGGRLIAVNRQLRDMHRFGFDNLAKLAQEGDKYVGAGIDLIRKFPDVANY
- a CDS encoding CCE_0567 family metalloprotein — protein: MSDRELLKAELKKLSAKALQAKMDLHDLSEELPINWTSIMVVAQKAHDAYAELERKSHDLKALEVN
- the nifK gene encoding nitrogenase molybdenum-iron protein subunit beta → MAQSAEHVLDHLELFRGPEYQQMLADKKLFENPRDPAEVERIKEWTKTPEYREKNFAREALAVNPAKACQPLGAVFVSVGFEGTLPFVHGSQGCVAYYRSHLSRHFKEPSSCVSSSMTEDAAVFGGLNNMIDGLANSYNMYKPKMIAVSTTCMAEVIGDDLNAFIKTSKEKGSVPAEFDVPFAHTPAFVGSHVTGYDNALKGILEHFWDGKAGTAPKLERKPNEAINIIGGFDGNTVGNLREIKRILALMGIEHTILADNSEVFDTPTDGEFRMYDGGTTLEDAANAIHAKATISMQQWCTEKTLPFVSEHGQDVVSFNYPVGVSATDDFLVALSRISGKEIPEELARERGRLVDAIADSSAHIHGKKFAIYGDPDLCYGLAAFLLELGAEPTHVLSTNGNKAWQEKMQALFASSPFGQACQAYPGRDLWHMRSLLFTEPVDFLIGNTHGKYLERDTGTPLIRIGFPIFDRHHHHRSPVWGYQGGLNVLVKILDKIFDEIDKKTNVLGKTDYSFDIIR
- the nifX gene encoding nitrogen fixation protein NifX, giving the protein MKVAFATQDLRRVDAHFGWAKNIAIYDVAPNGHVFLKAVEFEGDLKEDGDDDKLAPKIEAIKDCAILYVAAIGGAGAARVVANNIHPIKVNKPENILALLEKLERVLKGTPPPWLRKALAKDQRRTFEFDE
- the nifN gene encoding nitrogenase iron-molybdenum cofactor biosynthesis protein NifN produces the protein MAIATLPTKACAVNPLKMSQPIGGAFAFMGLSGAMPLLHGSQGCTSFGLTLFVRHFKEAVPLQTTAMSEVATVLGGYENLEQAILNIYNRTKPKIIGICSTGVTETNGDDVDAYLKLIRDKHPQLAKLPLVYVSTPDFKGAFQDGWEKAVASIVELLVEGPNVNGLRDPSRVNVLPGCHLTPGDLDELRAILEDFGLRPSFLPDLAGSLDGHIPDDFTPTTIGGIGVDEIASMGRAGWTIAIGGQMRRAAEVMQARTGVPFRLFERLCGLGPNDEFVTFLSEISGRPVPSKYRRQRGQLTDAMLDAHFHIGGRKLAIAAEPDLLFDLSSMLHEMGAQVSAAVTTTQSAVIERIKTKEVLIGDLEDLEELARTKHCDLLITHSHGRQAAARLKIPFYRAGFPMFDRLGAGHQLSVGYRGTRALIFDIANLVIADREENHQPTPDRWRPLAALPLTSGHRSAAERSTA